One genomic region from Candidatus Methylomirabilota bacterium encodes:
- the thiD gene encoding bifunctional hydroxymethylpyrimidine kinase/phosphomethylpyrimidine kinase produces the protein MRRALTIAGSDSGGGAGIQADLKTFTAFQVYGLSVLTAITAQNTLGVQGVETLPPDFVTLQIRSVLSDIGADAGKTGMLATNEIVAAVAEGVREFQLPNLVVDPVMVSATGHRLLDEDAVEAVKTLLFPLATVVTPNLDEATILWGEKVNDLNGMKEAAKAIKALGPRYVLVKGGHLSGPKILDVLYDGKRFEVWDTPKIPTEHTHGSGCTISAAIAAGLAKGHEVKEAVDTAQRYIHAAIRTAVKIGKGKGPVNHLAKVEESDVQSPTSQTDRKKGRAR, from the coding sequence ATGCGACGGGCTTTGACCATTGCTGGCTCCGATTCAGGCGGGGGGGCGGGTATCCAGGCAGATCTCAAGACCTTTACCGCCTTTCAAGTCTATGGTCTGTCTGTCCTGACCGCCATTACCGCCCAGAACACCCTTGGCGTTCAGGGCGTCGAAACGCTTCCCCCTGACTTTGTTACGCTCCAGATCCGCTCTGTCCTCTCGGATATCGGCGCCGACGCGGGGAAGACCGGGATGCTCGCCACGAATGAGATCGTAGCGGCGGTGGCGGAAGGAGTCCGAGAATTTCAACTCCCGAATCTGGTGGTGGATCCGGTGATGGTTTCGGCCACCGGCCATCGCCTCCTCGACGAGGACGCAGTGGAGGCGGTTAAGACCCTGCTGTTTCCCCTGGCGACCGTGGTCACCCCCAATCTCGACGAGGCTACGATCCTGTGGGGGGAAAAGGTTAATGACCTGAACGGGATGAAGGAGGCAGCGAAGGCGATCAAGGCGTTAGGGCCCCGGTACGTGCTCGTGAAAGGGGGCCATCTCTCTGGACCAAAAATCCTCGATGTCCTCTACGACGGAAAACGCTTTGAGGTCTGGGACACCCCAAAGATCCCGACCGAGCATACCCACGGCAGTGGTTGCACCATTTCGGCGGCCATCGCAGCAGGACTTGCCAAGGGCCACGAGGTGAAGGAGGCGGTTGATACGGCTCAACGGTACATCCATGCCGCAATTCGGACGGCGGTCAAGATCGGAAAGGGGAAAGGCCCCGTGAACCACCTGGCGAAGGTCGAAGAGTCCGACGTCCAAAGTCCAACGTCGCAAACGGACAGGAAGAAAGGGCGTGCGCGATGA